A stretch of Episyrphus balteatus chromosome 2, idEpiBalt1.1, whole genome shotgun sequence DNA encodes these proteins:
- the LOC129908982 gene encoding probable phosphorylase b kinase regulatory subunit alpha isoform X5: MRSRSNSGVRLDYYQRIVHRLIMAHQEPVTGLFPASDINSHAWIRDNVYCILAVWGMSMAYKKIADQDEDRAKCYELEQSCVKLMRGLLMAMMNQKDKVERFKITQNPLDSLHAKFSSKNAQPVVGDAEWGHLQIDAVSLYLLILAQMTASGLQIVFSLDEVSFIQNLVFYIESAYCIPDYGIWERGDKTNHGEPELNASSIGMAKAALEAMNELDLFGARGGPASVIHVLADEAHKCQAVLQSMLPRESNSKELDSGLLSVIGFPAFAVDDPQLIKTTKEAILNRLQGKYGCKRFLRDGYRTPKEDPSRLYYERWELRMFENIECEWPLFFSYLILFYAFQNDKLSVKEYADRLDKIMVRGEDGILLIPESYAIPIDLVGKEYQNPGSQNREVVGRCPFLWGQSLHILGKLLQEGFLAVGELDPLNRRLGAQKKPDVVVQVVIIAEDNEIRDKLAEHDLHVQTIAEVAPIEVQPARVLSHLYTYLGRNRKLGLTGRKSRDVGILSTSKLYSLKDKIFAFTPQNIDFDEYYTTRDPDLLASIVTTNLAFLTNNWRHMLGRPTITLMATNYLLDQNKIPLAMIQTMRKLKSGYINGTRVMLGNLKDFLNTSAITDLSFLGSQEDGYPDKLHQDVQTYLDDHLLRSFSNKGAVNIRTSGLKPRPLRRRMSCKGAIKKTRSINVDSDTLGMEGPGPLTERRLSAIIQPPWLQSNAQNHHINLFATTPEEQNTQTQIRENIYPIDPHHNRTVNERRSECVKQLEIPKILIQRHRTDTNFAETEVEELIAMLRETENLEEQGDILQYLVDTQGLDFNTAGLGIRNKSGGMLEEGRVVTVRGLLKGLYEKACQQKLWGLVRHTAGMLGKRVEDLAKAVTDLLVRQKQVTVGMPPHNEFTITAPLPEIELRQLIHDAYGDDQSTSMLTQELMVYLAMFIRTEPQLFHEMLRLRVGLIIQVMAKELSRTLACDGEQASEHLLNLSPFEMKNLLYHILSGKEFAVSSVARGNLSIVSCKSSRVSKKSQIGLGDPESEDLIPAIDDRQGQWLRRRRLDGALNRVPRDFYSRVWSVLEKCQGIAIEGRILQQSLTQEMTPGELKFALEVETALNQIPQPEYRQLVVEALMVLTLVTEHNMVPSLGGVIYVEHLVHKANQLFLDDQRKVSGDATLCCAKSKDGKDNTTPSGMLLCGGAAYICQHLYDSAPSGSYGTMTYMARAVALVLECVPKHGEMECTVC, encoded by the exons ATGCGTAGTCGAAGCAATTCGGGCGTTCGCCTGGACTATTACCAGCGAATTGTCCATCGTTTGATTATGGCCCATCAGGAACCTGTCACAGGTTTATTTCCAGCAAGTGACATCAATTCACATGCCTGGATTCGAGACAATGTCTATTGCATTCTTGCTGTTTGGGGAATGTCAAtggcatacaaaaaaatcgCCGATCAAGATGAAGATCGAGCGAAATGTTATGAACTCGAACAGAGTTGTGTTAAACTCATGCGTGGTCTTTTAATGGCCATGATGAATCAAAAAGACAAAGTCGAGCGATTCAAAATCACACAGAATCCTTTAGATTCTTTGCATGCAAAGTTTTCGAGCAAAAATGCCCAACCTGTTGTTGGCGATGCCGAATGGGGTCATTTGCAAATTGATGCagtttctttgtatttgttgATTCTTGCACAAATGACTGCTTCTGGGTTGCAGATTGTCTTCTCTTTGGATGAAGTGTCATTCATTCAGAATTTGGTATTTTATATTGAGTCGGCTTATTGTATCCCGGATTATGGGATATGGGAACGTGGTGATAAGACAAACCACGGAGAGCCGGAATTGAATGCCAGTTCAATTGGAATGGCTAAAGCTGCTTTGGAAGCAATGAATGAGCTTGATTTGTTTGGAGCTCGCGGGGGGCCAGCATCGGTTATTCATGTCTTGGCTGATGAGGCACACAAATGTCAAGCTGTGCTTCAGTCAATGTTGCCTCGTGAATCGAATAGTAAAGAGCTTGATTCTGGATTGCTATCGGTTATTGGATTTCCAGCATTTGCTGTGGATGATCCACAATTGATTAAAACTACAAAAGAGGCCATTCTTAACCGTTTGCAAGGAAAATATGGTTGCAAACGGTTTCTACGTGATGGTTATCGAACTCCAAAAGAAGATCCATCGAGATTGTATTACGAACGTTGGGAATTGAGAATGTTTGAGAATATCGAATGTGAATGGCCACTGTTCTTTTCCTATTTGATATTGTTCTATGCCTTTCAGAATGATAAATTATCTGTTAAGGAATATGCTGATAGGTTAGAT AAAATTATGGTGCGTGGTGAAGATGGTATTCTTTTGATACCAGAAAGTTATGCAATTCCAATTGATTTGGTAGGAAAGGAATATCAAAATCCAGGTTCTCAAAATAGAGAAGTTGTTGGAAGATGTCCATTTTTATGGGGCCAGTCATTACATATTTTGGGAAAACTCCTGCAAGAG GGCTTCCTTGCTGTGGGAGAGCTCGATCCACTTAATCGTCGATTGGGAGCACAAAAGAAACCAGATGTCGTCGTACAAGTCGTCATCATAGCTGAAGACAACGAAATTCGTGATAAACTCGCCGAACACGATCTACACGTTCAAACTATTGCCGAAGTAGCACCAATTGAGGTTCAACCAGCTCGAGTACTTAGTCATTTGTATACCTATTTGGGAAGAAATCGTAAACTTGGATTAACCGGTCGTAAGTCTCGCGATGTTGGCATCCTGAGTACAAGTAAATTGTATTCATTGAAGGATAAAATATTCGCTTTCACACCACAG AACATCGATTTCGACGAATACTACACGACCCGCGATCCAGATTTATTAGCAAGTATTGTTACAACGAATTTGGCCTTCCTAACTAACAATTGGCGTCATATGTTGGGAAGGCCTACTATAACTCTTATGGCAACTAATTATCTATTAG ATCAAAATAAAATCCCTCTGGCCATGATACAAACTATGAGGAAACTTAAATCCGGCTACATTAATGGTACTCGAGTAATGTTGGGCAATTTAAAGGACTTTCTCAACACTTCAGCTATTACTGATTTAAGTTTCTTGGGAAGCCAAGAAGATGGCTATCCTGACAAATTGCATCAAGATGTGCAAACTTATTTGGACGATCATCTATTGCGTTCATTTAGCAACAAGGGTGCTGTTAACATAAGAACTTCAGGATTGAAACCAAGACCACTGCGCAGGCGCATGTCTTGTAAGGGCgccatcaaaaaaacacgatCAATTAATGTGGATT CTGATACTTTAGGAATGGAAGGTCCAGGTCCATTGACAGAACGTCGACTCTCAGCAATAATTCAACCACCATGGCTCCAATCGAATGCACAAAATCATCacattaatttatttgcaaCAACGCCCGAAGAACAAAATACCCAAACACAAATTCGTGAGAACATCTATCCCATTGATCCACATCACAATCGAACCGTAAACGAACGTCGCAGTGAGTGTGTAAAACAACTTGAAA TTCCCAAAATTCTCATTCAACGCCATCGTACGGATACAAATTTTGCTGAAACAGAAGTTGAAGAATTAATTGCTATGCTACGTGAAACTGAAAATTTGGAAGAACAAGGTGATATACTGCAGTATTTGGTTGATACACAAGGATTGGACTTTAATACCG CTGGACTGGGAATACGAAACAAATCTGGTG GCATGCTGGAAGAAGGTAGAGTTGTTACTGTTCGTGGCCTACTCAAGGGATTATACGAAAAGGCATGTCAGCAAAAATTGTGGGGCTTGGTACGTCACACAGCTGGTATGTTGGGAAAACGGGTTGAAGACTTGGCTAAAGCTGTTACTGATTTATTAGTTCGTCAAAAACAG GTTACAGTTGGTATGCCACCACACAATGAGTTCACAATTACAGCACCTCTACCAGAAATTGAACTGCGTCAATTAATTCATGAT gcCTATGGTGACGATCAAAGTACATCTATGTTAACTCAAGAACTTATGGTCTATCTGGCAATGTTTATTCGAACCGAGCCACAGCTCTTCCATGAAATGTTACGCTTGCGTGTTGGTTTGATTATTCAAGTTATGGCCAAAGAATTGTCACGTACTTTGGCTTGCGACGGTGAACAAGCTTCAGAACATTTGCTCAATTTGTCACCATTTGAAATGAAGAATCTATTATATCATATTTTAAGTGGCAAAGAGTTTGCTGTAAGCAGTG ttGCACGTGGAAATCTATCAATTGTTAGCTGCAAATCAAGTCGCGTTAGCAAGAAAAGTCAAATTGGTTTGGGAGATCCTGAAAGTGAGGACCTTATCCCTGCAATAGATGACAGACAAGGACAGTGGTTGCGTAGGCGTCGTTTGGATGGTGCTTTGAATCGTGTTCCAAGAGATTTTTACTCAAGAGTTTGGTCGGTTTTGGAAAAG TGTCAAGGCATTGCTATCGAAGGGCGAATTCTTCAGCAATCACTTACCCAAGAAATGACGCCGGGAGAATTAAAGTTTGCTCTTGAAGTTGAAACAGCTCTCAATCAAATCCCTCAACCCGAATATCGACAACTAGTAGTTGAGGCTCTAATGGTTCTTACACTCGTGACAGAGCACAACATGGTTCCCTCATTGGGTGGAGTTATTTATGTAGAGCATCTAGTTCACAAGGCCAATCAACTTTTCCTTGACGATCAAAGAAAAGTTTCTGGAGATGCAACCTTATGCTGTGCCAAATCGAAGGACGGAAAAGACAACACAACACCATCGGGTATGTTGTTGTGTGGTGGTGCTGCTTATATTTGTCAACATTTATATGACAG TGCACCAAGTGGAAGTTATGGAACAATGACATATATGGCTCGAGCTGTTGCTTTGGTATTAGAATGTGTTCCAAAGCATGGTGAAATGGAATGCAcagtttgttga
- the LOC129908982 gene encoding probable phosphorylase b kinase regulatory subunit alpha isoform X4 — translation MRSRSNSGVRLDYYQRIVHRLIMAHQEPVTGLFPASDINSHAWIRDNVYCILAVWGMSMAYKKIADQDEDRAKCYELEQSCVKLMRGLLMAMMNQKDKVERFKITQNPLDSLHAKFSSKNAQPVVGDAEWGHLQIDAVSLYLLILAQMTASGLQIVFSLDEVSFIQNLVFYIESAYCIPDYGIWERGDKTNHGEPELNASSIGMAKAALEAMNELDLFGARGGPASVIHVLADEAHKCQAVLQSMLPRESNSKELDSGLLSVIGFPAFAVDDPQLIKTTKEAILNRLQGKYGCKRFLRDGYRTPKEDPSRLYYERWELRMFENIECEWPLFFSYLILFYAFQNDKLSVKEYADRLDKIMVRGEDGILLIPESYAIPIDLVGKEYQNPGSQNREVVGRCPFLWGQSLHILGKLLQEGFLAVGELDPLNRRLGAQKKPDVVVQVVIIAEDNEIRDKLAEHDLHVQTIAEVAPIEVQPARVLSHLYTYLGRNRKLGLTGRKSRDVGILSTSKLYSLKDKIFAFTPQNIDFDEYYTTRDPDLLASIVTTNLAFLTNNWRHMLGRPTITLMATNYLLDQNKIPLAMIQTMRKLKSGYINGTRVMLGNLKDFLNTSAITDLSFLGSQEDGYPDKLHQDVQTYLDDHLLRSFSNKGAVNIRTSGLKPRPLRRRMSCKGAIKKTRSINVDSDTLGMEGPGPLTERRLSAIIQPPWLQSNAQNHHINLFATTPEEQNTQTQIRENIYPIDPHHNRTVNERRSECVKQLEIPKILIQRHRTDTNFAETEVEELIAMLRETENLEEQGDILQYLVDTQGLDFNTEIESSSVPEEKISSNDDPNILPQDTNSSHSEGMLEEGRVVTVRGLLKGLYEKACQQKLWGLVRHTAGMLGKRVEDLAKAVTDLLVRQKQVTVGMPPHNEFTITAPLPEIELRQLIHDAYGDDQSTSMLTQELMVYLAMFIRTEPQLFHEMLRLRVGLIIQVMAKELSRTLACDGEQASEHLLNLSPFEMKNLLYHILSGKEFAVSSVARGNLSIVSCKSSRVSKKSQIGLGDPESEDLIPAIDDRQGQWLRRRRLDGALNRVPRDFYSRVWSVLEKCQGIAIEGRILQQSLTQEMTPGELKFALEVETALNQIPQPEYRQLVVEALMVLTLVTEHNMVPSLGGVIYVEHLVHKANQLFLDDQRKVSGDATLCCAKSKDGKDNTTPSGMLLCGGAAYICQHLYDSAPSGSYGTMTYMARAVALVLECVPKHGEMECTVC, via the exons ATGCGTAGTCGAAGCAATTCGGGCGTTCGCCTGGACTATTACCAGCGAATTGTCCATCGTTTGATTATGGCCCATCAGGAACCTGTCACAGGTTTATTTCCAGCAAGTGACATCAATTCACATGCCTGGATTCGAGACAATGTCTATTGCATTCTTGCTGTTTGGGGAATGTCAAtggcatacaaaaaaatcgCCGATCAAGATGAAGATCGAGCGAAATGTTATGAACTCGAACAGAGTTGTGTTAAACTCATGCGTGGTCTTTTAATGGCCATGATGAATCAAAAAGACAAAGTCGAGCGATTCAAAATCACACAGAATCCTTTAGATTCTTTGCATGCAAAGTTTTCGAGCAAAAATGCCCAACCTGTTGTTGGCGATGCCGAATGGGGTCATTTGCAAATTGATGCagtttctttgtatttgttgATTCTTGCACAAATGACTGCTTCTGGGTTGCAGATTGTCTTCTCTTTGGATGAAGTGTCATTCATTCAGAATTTGGTATTTTATATTGAGTCGGCTTATTGTATCCCGGATTATGGGATATGGGAACGTGGTGATAAGACAAACCACGGAGAGCCGGAATTGAATGCCAGTTCAATTGGAATGGCTAAAGCTGCTTTGGAAGCAATGAATGAGCTTGATTTGTTTGGAGCTCGCGGGGGGCCAGCATCGGTTATTCATGTCTTGGCTGATGAGGCACACAAATGTCAAGCTGTGCTTCAGTCAATGTTGCCTCGTGAATCGAATAGTAAAGAGCTTGATTCTGGATTGCTATCGGTTATTGGATTTCCAGCATTTGCTGTGGATGATCCACAATTGATTAAAACTACAAAAGAGGCCATTCTTAACCGTTTGCAAGGAAAATATGGTTGCAAACGGTTTCTACGTGATGGTTATCGAACTCCAAAAGAAGATCCATCGAGATTGTATTACGAACGTTGGGAATTGAGAATGTTTGAGAATATCGAATGTGAATGGCCACTGTTCTTTTCCTATTTGATATTGTTCTATGCCTTTCAGAATGATAAATTATCTGTTAAGGAATATGCTGATAGGTTAGAT AAAATTATGGTGCGTGGTGAAGATGGTATTCTTTTGATACCAGAAAGTTATGCAATTCCAATTGATTTGGTAGGAAAGGAATATCAAAATCCAGGTTCTCAAAATAGAGAAGTTGTTGGAAGATGTCCATTTTTATGGGGCCAGTCATTACATATTTTGGGAAAACTCCTGCAAGAG GGCTTCCTTGCTGTGGGAGAGCTCGATCCACTTAATCGTCGATTGGGAGCACAAAAGAAACCAGATGTCGTCGTACAAGTCGTCATCATAGCTGAAGACAACGAAATTCGTGATAAACTCGCCGAACACGATCTACACGTTCAAACTATTGCCGAAGTAGCACCAATTGAGGTTCAACCAGCTCGAGTACTTAGTCATTTGTATACCTATTTGGGAAGAAATCGTAAACTTGGATTAACCGGTCGTAAGTCTCGCGATGTTGGCATCCTGAGTACAAGTAAATTGTATTCATTGAAGGATAAAATATTCGCTTTCACACCACAG AACATCGATTTCGACGAATACTACACGACCCGCGATCCAGATTTATTAGCAAGTATTGTTACAACGAATTTGGCCTTCCTAACTAACAATTGGCGTCATATGTTGGGAAGGCCTACTATAACTCTTATGGCAACTAATTATCTATTAG ATCAAAATAAAATCCCTCTGGCCATGATACAAACTATGAGGAAACTTAAATCCGGCTACATTAATGGTACTCGAGTAATGTTGGGCAATTTAAAGGACTTTCTCAACACTTCAGCTATTACTGATTTAAGTTTCTTGGGAAGCCAAGAAGATGGCTATCCTGACAAATTGCATCAAGATGTGCAAACTTATTTGGACGATCATCTATTGCGTTCATTTAGCAACAAGGGTGCTGTTAACATAAGAACTTCAGGATTGAAACCAAGACCACTGCGCAGGCGCATGTCTTGTAAGGGCgccatcaaaaaaacacgatCAATTAATGTGGATT CTGATACTTTAGGAATGGAAGGTCCAGGTCCATTGACAGAACGTCGACTCTCAGCAATAATTCAACCACCATGGCTCCAATCGAATGCACAAAATCATCacattaatttatttgcaaCAACGCCCGAAGAACAAAATACCCAAACACAAATTCGTGAGAACATCTATCCCATTGATCCACATCACAATCGAACCGTAAACGAACGTCGCAGTGAGTGTGTAAAACAACTTGAAA TTCCCAAAATTCTCATTCAACGCCATCGTACGGATACAAATTTTGCTGAAACAGAAGTTGAAGAATTAATTGCTATGCTACGTGAAACTGAAAATTTGGAAGAACAAGGTGATATACTGCAGTATTTGGTTGATACACAAGGATTGGACTTTAATACCG agaTCGAATCATCATCGGTGCCGGAGGAGAAAATTTCCTCAAATGATGATCCAAATATTTTGCCACAAGATACTAATTCTTCTCACTCTGAAGGCATGCTGGAAGAAGGTAGAGTTGTTACTGTTCGTGGCCTACTCAAGGGATTATACGAAAAGGCATGTCAGCAAAAATTGTGGGGCTTGGTACGTCACACAGCTGGTATGTTGGGAAAACGGGTTGAAGACTTGGCTAAAGCTGTTACTGATTTATTAGTTCGTCAAAAACAG GTTACAGTTGGTATGCCACCACACAATGAGTTCACAATTACAGCACCTCTACCAGAAATTGAACTGCGTCAATTAATTCATGAT gcCTATGGTGACGATCAAAGTACATCTATGTTAACTCAAGAACTTATGGTCTATCTGGCAATGTTTATTCGAACCGAGCCACAGCTCTTCCATGAAATGTTACGCTTGCGTGTTGGTTTGATTATTCAAGTTATGGCCAAAGAATTGTCACGTACTTTGGCTTGCGACGGTGAACAAGCTTCAGAACATTTGCTCAATTTGTCACCATTTGAAATGAAGAATCTATTATATCATATTTTAAGTGGCAAAGAGTTTGCTGTAAGCAGTG ttGCACGTGGAAATCTATCAATTGTTAGCTGCAAATCAAGTCGCGTTAGCAAGAAAAGTCAAATTGGTTTGGGAGATCCTGAAAGTGAGGACCTTATCCCTGCAATAGATGACAGACAAGGACAGTGGTTGCGTAGGCGTCGTTTGGATGGTGCTTTGAATCGTGTTCCAAGAGATTTTTACTCAAGAGTTTGGTCGGTTTTGGAAAAG TGTCAAGGCATTGCTATCGAAGGGCGAATTCTTCAGCAATCACTTACCCAAGAAATGACGCCGGGAGAATTAAAGTTTGCTCTTGAAGTTGAAACAGCTCTCAATCAAATCCCTCAACCCGAATATCGACAACTAGTAGTTGAGGCTCTAATGGTTCTTACACTCGTGACAGAGCACAACATGGTTCCCTCATTGGGTGGAGTTATTTATGTAGAGCATCTAGTTCACAAGGCCAATCAACTTTTCCTTGACGATCAAAGAAAAGTTTCTGGAGATGCAACCTTATGCTGTGCCAAATCGAAGGACGGAAAAGACAACACAACACCATCGGGTATGTTGTTGTGTGGTGGTGCTGCTTATATTTGTCAACATTTATATGACAG TGCACCAAGTGGAAGTTATGGAACAATGACATATATGGCTCGAGCTGTTGCTTTGGTATTAGAATGTGTTCCAAAGCATGGTGAAATGGAATGCAcagtttgttga
- the LOC129908982 gene encoding probable phosphorylase b kinase regulatory subunit alpha isoform X6 — MRSRSNSGVRLDYYQRIVHRLIMAHQEPVTGLFPASDINSHAWIRDNVYCILAVWGMSMAYKKIADQDEDRAKCYELEQSCVKLMRGLLMAMMNQKDKVERFKITQNPLDSLHAKFSSKNAQPVVGDAEWGHLQIDAVSLYLLILAQMTASGLQIVFSLDEVSFIQNLVFYIESAYCIPDYGIWERGDKTNHGEPELNASSIGMAKAALEAMNELDLFGARGGPASVIHVLADEAHKCQAVLQSMLPRESNSKELDSGLLSVIGFPAFAVDDPQLIKTTKEAILNRLQGKYGCKRFLRDGYRTPKEDPSRLYYERWELRMFENIECEWPLFFSYLILFYAFQNDKLSVKEYADRLDKIMVRGEDGILLIPESYAIPIDLVGKEYQNPGSQNREVVGRCPFLWGQSLHILGKLLQEGFLAVGELDPLNRRLGAQKKPDVVVQVVIIAEDNEIRDKLAEHDLHVQTIAEVAPIEVQPARVLSHLYTYLGRNRKLGLTGRKSRDVGILSTSKLYSLKDKIFAFTPQNIDFDEYYTTRDPDLLASIVTTNLAFLTNNWRHMLGRPTITLMATNYLLDQNKIPLAMIQTMRKLKSGYINGTRVMLGNLKDFLNTSAITDLSFLGSQEDGYPDKLHQDVQTYLDDHLLRSFSNKGAVNIRTSGLKPRPLRRRMSCKGAIKKTRSINVDSDTLGMEGPGPLTERRLSAIIQPPWLQSNAQNHHINLFATTPEEQNTQTQIRENIYPIDPHHNRTVNERRSECVKQLEIPKILIQRHRTDTNFAETEVEELIAMLRETENLEEQGDILQYLVDTQGLDFNTGMLEEGRVVTVRGLLKGLYEKACQQKLWGLVRHTAGMLGKRVEDLAKAVTDLLVRQKQVTVGMPPHNEFTITAPLPEIELRQLIHDAYGDDQSTSMLTQELMVYLAMFIRTEPQLFHEMLRLRVGLIIQVMAKELSRTLACDGEQASEHLLNLSPFEMKNLLYHILSGKEFAVSSVARGNLSIVSCKSSRVSKKSQIGLGDPESEDLIPAIDDRQGQWLRRRRLDGALNRVPRDFYSRVWSVLEKCQGIAIEGRILQQSLTQEMTPGELKFALEVETALNQIPQPEYRQLVVEALMVLTLVTEHNMVPSLGGVIYVEHLVHKANQLFLDDQRKVSGDATLCCAKSKDGKDNTTPSGMLLCGGAAYICQHLYDSAPSGSYGTMTYMARAVALVLECVPKHGEMECTVC; from the exons ATGCGTAGTCGAAGCAATTCGGGCGTTCGCCTGGACTATTACCAGCGAATTGTCCATCGTTTGATTATGGCCCATCAGGAACCTGTCACAGGTTTATTTCCAGCAAGTGACATCAATTCACATGCCTGGATTCGAGACAATGTCTATTGCATTCTTGCTGTTTGGGGAATGTCAAtggcatacaaaaaaatcgCCGATCAAGATGAAGATCGAGCGAAATGTTATGAACTCGAACAGAGTTGTGTTAAACTCATGCGTGGTCTTTTAATGGCCATGATGAATCAAAAAGACAAAGTCGAGCGATTCAAAATCACACAGAATCCTTTAGATTCTTTGCATGCAAAGTTTTCGAGCAAAAATGCCCAACCTGTTGTTGGCGATGCCGAATGGGGTCATTTGCAAATTGATGCagtttctttgtatttgttgATTCTTGCACAAATGACTGCTTCTGGGTTGCAGATTGTCTTCTCTTTGGATGAAGTGTCATTCATTCAGAATTTGGTATTTTATATTGAGTCGGCTTATTGTATCCCGGATTATGGGATATGGGAACGTGGTGATAAGACAAACCACGGAGAGCCGGAATTGAATGCCAGTTCAATTGGAATGGCTAAAGCTGCTTTGGAAGCAATGAATGAGCTTGATTTGTTTGGAGCTCGCGGGGGGCCAGCATCGGTTATTCATGTCTTGGCTGATGAGGCACACAAATGTCAAGCTGTGCTTCAGTCAATGTTGCCTCGTGAATCGAATAGTAAAGAGCTTGATTCTGGATTGCTATCGGTTATTGGATTTCCAGCATTTGCTGTGGATGATCCACAATTGATTAAAACTACAAAAGAGGCCATTCTTAACCGTTTGCAAGGAAAATATGGTTGCAAACGGTTTCTACGTGATGGTTATCGAACTCCAAAAGAAGATCCATCGAGATTGTATTACGAACGTTGGGAATTGAGAATGTTTGAGAATATCGAATGTGAATGGCCACTGTTCTTTTCCTATTTGATATTGTTCTATGCCTTTCAGAATGATAAATTATCTGTTAAGGAATATGCTGATAGGTTAGAT AAAATTATGGTGCGTGGTGAAGATGGTATTCTTTTGATACCAGAAAGTTATGCAATTCCAATTGATTTGGTAGGAAAGGAATATCAAAATCCAGGTTCTCAAAATAGAGAAGTTGTTGGAAGATGTCCATTTTTATGGGGCCAGTCATTACATATTTTGGGAAAACTCCTGCAAGAG GGCTTCCTTGCTGTGGGAGAGCTCGATCCACTTAATCGTCGATTGGGAGCACAAAAGAAACCAGATGTCGTCGTACAAGTCGTCATCATAGCTGAAGACAACGAAATTCGTGATAAACTCGCCGAACACGATCTACACGTTCAAACTATTGCCGAAGTAGCACCAATTGAGGTTCAACCAGCTCGAGTACTTAGTCATTTGTATACCTATTTGGGAAGAAATCGTAAACTTGGATTAACCGGTCGTAAGTCTCGCGATGTTGGCATCCTGAGTACAAGTAAATTGTATTCATTGAAGGATAAAATATTCGCTTTCACACCACAG AACATCGATTTCGACGAATACTACACGACCCGCGATCCAGATTTATTAGCAAGTATTGTTACAACGAATTTGGCCTTCCTAACTAACAATTGGCGTCATATGTTGGGAAGGCCTACTATAACTCTTATGGCAACTAATTATCTATTAG ATCAAAATAAAATCCCTCTGGCCATGATACAAACTATGAGGAAACTTAAATCCGGCTACATTAATGGTACTCGAGTAATGTTGGGCAATTTAAAGGACTTTCTCAACACTTCAGCTATTACTGATTTAAGTTTCTTGGGAAGCCAAGAAGATGGCTATCCTGACAAATTGCATCAAGATGTGCAAACTTATTTGGACGATCATCTATTGCGTTCATTTAGCAACAAGGGTGCTGTTAACATAAGAACTTCAGGATTGAAACCAAGACCACTGCGCAGGCGCATGTCTTGTAAGGGCgccatcaaaaaaacacgatCAATTAATGTGGATT CTGATACTTTAGGAATGGAAGGTCCAGGTCCATTGACAGAACGTCGACTCTCAGCAATAATTCAACCACCATGGCTCCAATCGAATGCACAAAATCATCacattaatttatttgcaaCAACGCCCGAAGAACAAAATACCCAAACACAAATTCGTGAGAACATCTATCCCATTGATCCACATCACAATCGAACCGTAAACGAACGTCGCAGTGAGTGTGTAAAACAACTTGAAA TTCCCAAAATTCTCATTCAACGCCATCGTACGGATACAAATTTTGCTGAAACAGAAGTTGAAGAATTAATTGCTATGCTACGTGAAACTGAAAATTTGGAAGAACAAGGTGATATACTGCAGTATTTGGTTGATACACAAGGATTGGACTTTAATACCG GCATGCTGGAAGAAGGTAGAGTTGTTACTGTTCGTGGCCTACTCAAGGGATTATACGAAAAGGCATGTCAGCAAAAATTGTGGGGCTTGGTACGTCACACAGCTGGTATGTTGGGAAAACGGGTTGAAGACTTGGCTAAAGCTGTTACTGATTTATTAGTTCGTCAAAAACAG GTTACAGTTGGTATGCCACCACACAATGAGTTCACAATTACAGCACCTCTACCAGAAATTGAACTGCGTCAATTAATTCATGAT gcCTATGGTGACGATCAAAGTACATCTATGTTAACTCAAGAACTTATGGTCTATCTGGCAATGTTTATTCGAACCGAGCCACAGCTCTTCCATGAAATGTTACGCTTGCGTGTTGGTTTGATTATTCAAGTTATGGCCAAAGAATTGTCACGTACTTTGGCTTGCGACGGTGAACAAGCTTCAGAACATTTGCTCAATTTGTCACCATTTGAAATGAAGAATCTATTATATCATATTTTAAGTGGCAAAGAGTTTGCTGTAAGCAGTG ttGCACGTGGAAATCTATCAATTGTTAGCTGCAAATCAAGTCGCGTTAGCAAGAAAAGTCAAATTGGTTTGGGAGATCCTGAAAGTGAGGACCTTATCCCTGCAATAGATGACAGACAAGGACAGTGGTTGCGTAGGCGTCGTTTGGATGGTGCTTTGAATCGTGTTCCAAGAGATTTTTACTCAAGAGTTTGGTCGGTTTTGGAAAAG TGTCAAGGCATTGCTATCGAAGGGCGAATTCTTCAGCAATCACTTACCCAAGAAATGACGCCGGGAGAATTAAAGTTTGCTCTTGAAGTTGAAACAGCTCTCAATCAAATCCCTCAACCCGAATATCGACAACTAGTAGTTGAGGCTCTAATGGTTCTTACACTCGTGACAGAGCACAACATGGTTCCCTCATTGGGTGGAGTTATTTATGTAGAGCATCTAGTTCACAAGGCCAATCAACTTTTCCTTGACGATCAAAGAAAAGTTTCTGGAGATGCAACCTTATGCTGTGCCAAATCGAAGGACGGAAAAGACAACACAACACCATCGGGTATGTTGTTGTGTGGTGGTGCTGCTTATATTTGTCAACATTTATATGACAG TGCACCAAGTGGAAGTTATGGAACAATGACATATATGGCTCGAGCTGTTGCTTTGGTATTAGAATGTGTTCCAAAGCATGGTGAAATGGAATGCAcagtttgttga